Proteins from one Pseudomonas sp. KBS0710 genomic window:
- a CDS encoding efflux RND transporter periplasmic adaptor subunit: protein MKRPRPARRALLVVACLIPIVALAAWQILPPGRDSLATVTVTRGNIENSVTALGTLQPRRYVDVGAQASGQIRKIHVEAGDQVKEGQLLVEIDPATQQAKLDASRYAIDNLKAQLQEQNAQHQLARQKYQRQQRLVAGNATREEDVQTAKAELSATQARVDMFQAQIRQAQASLRSDEAELGYTRIFAPMSGTVVAVDARVGQTLNAQQQTPLILRIAKLSPMTVWAEVSEADIGHVKPGMTAYFTTLSGGGRRWTSTVRQILPIPPKPLNETSQGNGSPSSTSKSGSGRVVLYTVLLDVDNADNALMAEMTTQVFFVASQVKDVLTVPVAALLGSQGSTTQTARVVAKNGSIEEREVRVGISDRLRVEVLSGVKEGDHLLIGPADASGG, encoded by the coding sequence ATGAAACGCCCTCGCCCCGCCCGACGCGCCCTGCTGGTAGTCGCGTGCCTGATTCCCATCGTTGCGCTGGCGGCCTGGCAGATACTGCCGCCGGGTCGCGATAGCCTCGCCACCGTCACCGTCACACGCGGCAACATTGAAAACAGCGTCACCGCGCTGGGCACCCTGCAACCACGCCGGTATGTCGATGTGGGCGCACAGGCATCCGGGCAAATCCGCAAGATTCATGTCGAGGCCGGTGACCAGGTCAAAGAAGGCCAGTTGCTGGTCGAAATCGACCCGGCCACACAACAGGCCAAGCTCGATGCCAGCCGCTATGCCATCGACAACCTCAAGGCCCAGTTGCAGGAGCAGAACGCCCAGCACCAATTGGCGCGCCAGAAGTACCAGCGCCAGCAACGCCTGGTGGCCGGTAACGCCACCCGCGAAGAAGACGTGCAAACCGCCAAGGCCGAGCTGAGTGCCACCCAGGCACGGGTCGACATGTTCCAGGCGCAAATCCGCCAGGCCCAGGCCAGCCTGCGCAGCGATGAGGCTGAATTGGGCTATACACGCATCTTCGCGCCGATGAGCGGCACGGTGGTGGCGGTGGATGCGCGGGTCGGCCAGACCCTCAACGCCCAGCAGCAGACCCCGTTGATCCTGCGCATCGCCAAGTTGTCGCCGATGACCGTGTGGGCCGAGGTCTCCGAAGCTGACATCGGCCACGTCAAACCCGGCATGACCGCCTATTTCACCACGCTCAGCGGCGGTGGCCGGCGCTGGACCAGCACCGTGCGCCAGATCCTGCCCATCCCGCCCAAGCCCCTTAATGAAACCAGCCAGGGCAACGGCAGCCCCAGCAGCACCAGCAAAAGCGGGAGCGGCCGTGTGGTGCTCTACACCGTGCTGCTGGATGTGGACAACGCCGACAATGCCCTGATGGCCGAAATGACCACCCAGGTGTTTTTCGTCGCCAGCCAAGTCAAGGATGTGCTCACCGTGCCGGTTGCGGCCTTGCTTGGCAGCCAGGGCAGCACTACGCAAACCGCCCGCGTGGTGGCAAAAAACGGCTCCATTGAGGAGCGCGAGGTGCGCGTGGGTATCAGCGACCGCCTGCGCGTCGAAGTGCTGAGTGGCGTCAAGGAAGGCGATCACCTGCTGATCGGCCCGGCCGACGCCAGTGGGGGTTGA